attttgattattatttattttatttgagataatttatgaaattatatttattttcaattttattctcattcaactttttaatttgtaagatttgttcttcattattttaataaaattaaaaaaaataaaatattaattattttccaacttatttttcataacataaccaaacacttgaAAGtaatttccaacttattttttattacactatcaaacatcaaaaaataatttattttttttaaatttattttctaaaaaagttTTCAGCAAACTAAAATATCAGGgtaaaacacaaacaaacaggATGCAACAAGTATATATAACACACTCTTGTCAATTCTGAAAACATGTTGAAATGATCAAATATGTTTTCACAGTCTTGTCAATTATGAAAACGATGTTTCGTTCATGTTGGACATGCATGTTTATGATCGTTGGACCCCGTCAAGCAAATAATATTGCAAGTGGGCTTACGTGcaaacatatacatatataactTAGTCGAGGCTTAGGTTATGCTTAATTAAGGGTAAGGTTGTGGTGGtggtaatatatattaaaaaataatataaattatatcttgaaactttatctaataatttaaatttttagttaaattgGTTCattaatatggtatcagagttttAATAATCAAGTGATTACGAgttctaatttcatccttatctatttgttaaaattaacaTAAGATAGTGTGGACCTATTCAAGTTTCAAGGTTAAAGGACTTTtacttgaggggatgtgttaaagaataatataaatcatatcttaaaacattttataatagcataagtttttgggttaaattggttatttgataatatataattaaaactttattttatctcaattataGTTAATTAATCTACATTATAGTTTTGAACAGAGtcttattataaaatttctaatgAAATCTTGGATTTgagaaaactataatttttaattttgatttttaatttattttttcaaacgaGACACAAAACTATCTCATACTAAATAGTCACTGGTAAAGAAGACCAACTTCTGGTTCATGGTGAAGCATCTTTTACAATGCATTTTTCTCTTCTGATTAACTCCCCAAGGTTGTTGAATATCTCAACATAACGAGATTTGTTGGAACCTTgtaaaaatctttaaaagacAACAACACTATTGTTTCACTAttacaataattaaatgatgccgagatttaatttaatttgaaagaatATTATCAGTTATGAGATTTAGACTATATATTGACTGTTTGATAATGAAGGAAGTggtactatattaaaaaaaataattgaaattaaaaattttgaattgttaaatgtttgagaataatataaatcatatcctgagactTTATCTAACAGTGTAAGTTtttggattgagatggttctttgacatggtatcagagtcttgatgaccaagtaaTCACgggttcgaatctcatcatccttatttatttgataaaaattaagcacaaagtaatgtggatctatataaatttcaagCCCAATAGCTTTTATTTGAGGggggtgttagagaataatataaatcatatcttgagacctttCCTAATagtttaggcttttttttttattaaatgagatataagaatatgatttattaatttcttttacagtataaagtaaaaattattttttccattcaGTTCATGTCTCTCATGGGCATTGGAATCACGTAGAATCTGAAATAATGAtatgaataaaaacaaagtaagTTTCAAAATGAGCAAAACAAAAGTGGGTTTTGAAAGGGCAAAAAATTGTCAATAATTTTGGTTTACAGGTAGAGCACTGGATTGGCTATATTTGGAGACAACTTATAGGCCCAAAACCTCACCTGGATCCTCCCCAAGATTAAAATCTAGGTACTTTGAATATAGAGTGATCCTTCAgcttcctttaatttttatgtttgctTTTTTACCATGGAAATTTAGCTGAAAAAAGATTTTCCAATATCATTTTGGAGGACACAggaaataaaatctatttatgcGCTCctttttaaactaaaatctATTGCCGAATATATAAGATTCgatagtaaatatatttttaaattaatttgtatgttAATCAAGATTAAGTTCATTTCTATATGATTTATGATGATAAAGGACATGTtatatatgaataaattaagtattttatgaataaattaagGACAtgctatatataaataaattaagtaaaacaaaaatgaataaattaagtattttacaagtttttccataattagaaagaaattttatttgtaattaagGGTTTTAATTTACAACAATCATGTTATTCTTCATTCCAGTCAGCATCACAAAACCTTTGAAATTAACAATAGAAAAACCAattacaaagaaacaaaacaaacacaaaaacaacacgtttttcttaaaaagtacccttgattttagaaaaataaggaaataaGAAGAATCTTGATTGTGGATCAAGCTAAACAGAAGGAGACATCCATGTGTTACAGACAATAGAGtcaaaaacctaaaatttatctttttccaGATATACTGTTAATTTGTAAGATGTAGAATCCAAGCTTCTGTACTGTAAATAAATGCACACTCCTTTGCTTGAAACATACACAAACATGGAAAACACAATGCCTTTTGTGTCTCTTTCCCTCGTTTTCACCATCATCTCTTTTCCACTGCCTTCAAGCACTGCCATTTCTTCAACTCATTTGCATCAATGGAAAGTGCAATGATGACCCTCATGTTGGGACTCACACTTGCACTGGAGAAAGACCTTCACCTCCTTCAAACATCGACTGCAAACCCTCCGGAACCCTTAGATGCGAAGGGAAATCTTTTCCCCGGTTCACATGTTCCCCTCCAGTCACATCTTTTACTAAAGCTAGCCTAACACTCAATGACTTTAGCGAAGGAGAGGAAGTTGGAGCCCCATCGGAGTGTGACGAGAACTTTCATGAGAAGACGGAGCGCGTGGTGGCGCTGTCCACCGGCTGGTATGCTGGAGGATCAAGATGTGGAAAGATGATAAAGATTACAGCACGAAATGGAAGGAGCGTGCTAGCTAAGGTGGTGGATGAGTGTGACTCGAAGAATGGGTGCGACAGCGAACATGCTGGCTTGCCACCTTGTAGGAACAATATTGTCGATGGGTCTGATGCGGTTTGGGAAGCTTTGCAACTGAACAAAGATTTGGGTGTTGTGGATGTCACTTGGTCGTTGGCTTAGGTACGCTAGCCTGGGCTGATTAATTGAATGAAGAACTTAGGTATCGTTTCGTCATGAAGTGATCAACTAGTAATTCATTTCCTAATTtcgttgatttctttttttcttttttccctcccCAGGTCATTATGCCCAAATTGTTGTacgagattttgttttttgtttttttaattaagctaGTATTCCATATTATTGATGAATCTCATAGAACTTGTGCAGCTTAAAGTAACCAGACTAGGAGTCAAAAGAAATAAGGAGACAGAAAATcacgaaaaaaaatcaaacacaaaccctgactgtactgttattttttaattgaattattcttCTAATAActttctcaaaataataataataataatcacaagAGTTTAAATAGATCTCTCACCAACCTCAActagaaaggaaatgaaaatatgaagaagataataaaaataaaaaaaaggccaaaacTCAAAACGAAATAGGAAagtattaaaactataaaaaaagtaatttctaGGTCTAATATGAGGGCATTCTCAATCTTagtataaattgataaaaagacATGTAAAACCTCTTgtataatctaaaattattattgtttttatcgtATATCATTTGATGATCCCAAACCTCTCTTGGGtttaaacatgaaaacataTGTTGTGTCTTTCATGTGTTCTAGTTGTAATAAATCCTATTTAGAATTTTCAAAACCTCATGCTTCAAGAAccatctcaattaaaaaaaaattatgttatttaataaaatttaatattactttttaatacaatttcaattaaaaattatttagatttgaaacaagaataaatttatcattactttatatttaattcttaacttttaaaaacattatttgaccAGGtctagaaataaattatatacgCCCTAAACTTGATCCCAGCACAAACCCCATGCATGATCCATTGCTTatttcttgacttttttttttactctcaaatttacttttaaaaatgttaaagaatcaatttaacttaaaagcttaagcAGGTTATGTTACaagaaatgatttattttattctctaacacacactctcaaatgaaagttttttgggcttgaaacttgcataattcacactaccttgtgcttaatttttatcaaataaattgggatagtgagattcgaactcgtgacatcactaaggctctgatatcatatcaaataactaattcaactcaaaaacttaaattattatgtgaggtcccaaaatataatttatattattctctaaaaaaaaacttttgaaaactatttttttaattttcaaaagttcTCAAAATTTGTTGCCAAAtttatttcaacaaaaacaaaaaatataagcaAACAAGTCGTCATATCTTGATAGaaacaaaaatagagaaaaaaaaacaaaataccaaacaaCTTGTATAgtaattataaatttgtattGTAATACGAGCAAGGAAGCTTAATTTGTGtggtatttaattatttttgatatcacatTCCAACGCTCATTTCATACCTAGTACTAATTAAGTAACAAATTAGGCATTAATCTTGTTACTATGTAATGTTGGTATTGCAAACCTctaattctctctctttttttattttcataatcccctctattattattaatattatgcacctttctatttttaaatttggaaAGCAAACATGGTTTAGGTTATTGTTTATCTATGTCACCATCTAACAAACAGAGTGTTTTAGTTAAAATCATGGTACAAAGAGATTGCGGTATGTAGCGCATAAAAAACTTCTGGAGATGGAAGAAATGTACTAAAAAGTGCTGAAAAAAGTCTTTATTGAAGAAGATACTAAAACACAAGAAGGGGACTCGCAAAACGATTCAATCATTGAAAGATTTTATCGATGAagtctctttttatttttttgtcccaATTTACATGATGGGACTTCTTTGTAGCATTGGAGTATCAAGGagttaattattctttttcacAACTAAGCACATAATGGCAAAAATACATGTGAAATTAAATGTTAGATGCcaattatttcctttttcttatttttataattttagaatgtcttgatattatttaagagttCTGTTCAAATTCAGATATCGAGAATTGatgaagttgtaaaaaattataataaatttgggcttttcacAACTATGTCTTAGACTGTGGTATCTAGGCTTGGTCATTTCCAGCTCTCTTATAAAAAAAGTCGcatattaaaatagaaaactcTATGATACTTAAGATAGTAAATTgtaggagagaaaaaatatataaccaagaaagaaaaagcttACAAGAGTTTACGtttgaatattatttatgtttgtattTTGTTACCTGGTGACCTGAGGTGTTTATCTACCCCAATCACATAAAATTACCACATGAAATGTGAAGTTACAGACATCGTGTGGAGTaattatgaaaaacaattatttacacCACATAGGTAAAGTTATGTACGTGTCATACTAAAAGGTTAGGTGTCATGACCATTGGTGAAAAAGGTTGGTGCTTGTAAGTGATTAGCAAGAACAATTGGCATTGTACTAACAAGGCATGCATTGTACTTATATAGCTATTAGTAAGAAAGTCAGGTGCCCATACTAACCTCTAAAAGGTTAAAACACTACATTATTGTGTGTGCCGACGTGGGCTACCAATACATTTACATAGGTTTGGGATTCGATCCATGGTAATTTGTTCTTAGGATAAAGCCTGATACTTAGTGGATAAGGTGGTCTGCTTGGGCGAAGGCCAATTAATGAATAGGGGTTGTCCAAATAGACAATCAAGTTGTCCATTTCATATAGAGAAATGGAGATTTTATTTTAGAGATGTGAAGATGAGTAATACCATGAAGAAAAACGCATGAAGATTACTTTCATGACCAGTTTTATAAGGGGTCTGTATGAGATGAGTTTGCTTTCCTTGAATCAATGCATTGATGTGATAAGTGTGAATAGAAAAATGTCgtgatcaaattttaattccTAGTCTTTGGCCTttctaagaaagaaaaaacaagtttcaaaccattggtttttgaaatattaCTTTCATGACCAGTTTTGTAAGGAGTAATCATGTCAATAAAAAGAGTTCCAAGAATAACAATATGATTAATATCATTAATAACAACAAAGAAAGTTTTTAGATAAAACTCATTATTAAAAACTAATGCTTGAGTTTTGTATTCAATAAGTAATTTAGTATTATTTGTTGTAGAAAGTTTTCCAGGAGTGTTTTgtaaaaatcattttggaaCTATTTCTTATTTAATACAATTCAAATATGCACCTATATCAAACAAGGCAATGGTGTCTAtttgaaaatcatttgaaaagattaatgtaatttttataatgtacttttttaaaattaatttgagttaaaaCATGTAGAAAATCTTCAGGAATGTGCTCAATATTTGATAATGCATGATCCAATGCATGATCTCTAGGGTTTGATCTTCTGAATCTGGTTCAAATCAAACTGGCTTTCTAACTTTGTAAGAAGGTGTTGTAAAATAGTAGTCTTTTTATTGGGCTTTTTGAGGTTTTATAGTTCAATCTTAAGAGCTTTGATTTCATATCATAGATCTAGGATACTAGCAACaagtttagatttttcttttcgaGAATTTTGGTAAGGTCATAGGTATTTGTACTAGTTGATAACAATAATGACTATCTTTGAATAAACTATGGTGTCTCTAGCTTATCAAAGGAACTAATAAGTTTGtc
This region of Populus trichocarpa isolate Nisqually-1 chromosome 9, P.trichocarpa_v4.1, whole genome shotgun sequence genomic DNA includes:
- the LOC7491158 gene encoding kiwellin, with translation MSGWVFLRLDVCKYSVWVFCENPSFCTVNKCTLLCLKHTQTWKTQCLLCLFPSFSPSSLFHCLQALPFLQLICINGKCNDDPHVGTHTCTGERPSPPSNIDCKPSGTLRCEGKSFPRFTCSPPVTSFTKASLTLNDFSEGEEVGAPSECDENFHEKTERVVALSTGWYAGGSRCGKMIKITARNGRSVLAKVVDECDSKNGCDSEHAGLPPCRNNIVDGSDAVWEALQLNKDLGVVDVTWSLA